In a genomic window of Flavobacterium sp. KACC 22761:
- a CDS encoding very short patch repair endonuclease: protein MDCFTPEQRSKVMSMIRGTNTKDEVRLAKALWHIGLRYRKNNKKVFGCPDLTFTSLKIAIFVDGEFFHGKDWETKKKPKTNSEYWIKKIERNMQRDLEVNTYLESQNWKVLRFWSNDIKKNLGSCMVEILNAVNLRTKQLAKIPPSWE, encoded by the coding sequence ATGGACTGTTTTACGCCAGAACAACGTTCCAAAGTCATGAGTATGATTCGTGGCACCAATACCAAAGATGAAGTTCGTTTGGCTAAAGCGTTATGGCATATTGGTTTGCGTTATCGGAAAAACAACAAAAAAGTTTTTGGCTGTCCAGATTTGACTTTTACTTCTTTAAAAATCGCCATTTTTGTTGACGGCGAATTCTTTCACGGAAAAGATTGGGAAACCAAGAAAAAACCAAAAACCAACTCTGAATATTGGATCAAAAAAATCGAGCGAAATATGCAACGCGATCTCGAAGTCAACACCTATTTAGAATCTCAAAATTGGAAAGTACTGCGTTTTTGGAGTAATGATATCAAGAAAAATCTAGGTTCTTGCATGGTGGAGATTCTGAATGCTGTTAATTTACGAACAAAACAATTAGCAAAGATTCCGCCTTCTTGGGAATAA
- a CDS encoding HPF/RaiA family ribosome-associated protein: MKIQINTDKNIEGHARLESYFSSELEKGLTRFEHKITRIEVHFGDENGEKFSLHDKKCVIEVRPQKLQPITVTEHAETLEKAFNGALSKIKKSLTTTFEKQKAF, translated from the coding sequence ATGAAGATTCAAATCAACACCGACAAAAACATTGAGGGACACGCTAGATTAGAAAGCTACTTTTCTAGTGAATTAGAAAAAGGTTTAACCCGTTTTGAACACAAAATCACCCGTATTGAAGTTCACTTTGGCGATGAAAATGGAGAGAAATTTAGTTTGCATGATAAAAAATGCGTAATCGAAGTTCGTCCTCAAAAATTACAACCCATAACCGTTACAGAACACGCCGAAACATTAGAAAAAGCTTTTAATGGCGCTTTAAGCAAAATCAAAAAATCACTAACTACAACCTTCGAAAAACAAAAAGCTTTTTAA
- a CDS encoding AsmA-like C-terminal region-containing protein → MKETLHRIKVFFQSVGFKKYAKRFGFFILGLIALLLLACGGLSIYFNRNKTEIIAKVNTKINENINGKFHIGDFQYKFLAGFPNFTLALKDVELKDNKWNTHKHTLLKAKEIEVRLNVVSLLQKEINIHKILINNAQIYIYKAPDGYSNSNIFKPKKKKTPENKEKPETTIDQIDLNNVRFTIDNHVGHKLFDFEVASLKSKVNYDKDNWQTDLFLDTQINSLAFNTVHGSFAKQKRLKGTLHVTYASDKQKIDVKTDGLKIGTDSFDIVAFFNLGKNNSLFGINIGTTILWQNASNLLSGNISSKLNRFNIKKPIDVNCDIKGDLNAEGDPKIVVQAIIKDNELSIPDGQLNDCNFKGIFTNNFKPKEGFTDANSAVILSRFSATYENIPLKIPQLSINNLEKPIATGTVSSDFDVNKLNEISNDKWIQFTEGHATANLNFQFDIVDLYINKPKFLGNVNITNTSFHFIPKNVHAEKVSVQLEFTQQALLIKKIAYKHKKNTIFMEGKIDNFLNLYYDAPESMIVNWKIYCPNLDIKQFLGVLASSQKRKSDMKNRKPTISSHLRDVIEKCSVVIDIKADHMNYNKLTATNTTATVQMLNSKLVIKNGFLQTSGGSIGFNAEISPSGKNFAFGSNAQVKSVDIASFLRSFNNFGIKSFTPNNIRGRLSSSANVTGLMNSNGELVTNSTHGSLNFTVTQGALIKFEPIMKVGKYAFPFRDVENITFSDLSGDFKLRGEMVDVNKLTISSSVLNLDAKGVYSFGRGTNLALTIPLRNSKNDAKLATKAERDAVREKGIILRLVAYDDNGKMKIKKGKKEKEK, encoded by the coding sequence ATGAAAGAAACTTTACATCGCATAAAAGTCTTTTTCCAATCGGTTGGTTTTAAAAAATATGCCAAACGTTTTGGATTTTTTATTTTAGGATTAATAGCGCTCTTGTTGCTTGCCTGTGGCGGTTTATCGATTTATTTCAACCGAAACAAAACCGAAATCATTGCTAAAGTAAATACCAAAATCAACGAAAACATCAATGGAAAGTTTCATATTGGCGATTTTCAGTACAAATTCTTAGCTGGTTTTCCCAATTTTACTCTGGCTTTAAAAGATGTTGAACTAAAAGACAACAAATGGAATACACACAAACATACTTTACTCAAAGCCAAAGAGATAGAAGTACGTTTGAATGTCGTGAGTTTGCTTCAAAAGGAAATCAATATTCATAAAATCCTCATTAACAACGCTCAGATCTATATTTATAAAGCGCCTGACGGATATTCGAACTCTAATATTTTTAAACCAAAGAAGAAAAAAACTCCCGAGAATAAGGAAAAACCCGAAACCACAATCGATCAAATAGACCTCAACAATGTCCGCTTTACGATTGACAATCACGTTGGCCATAAATTATTTGATTTTGAAGTGGCCAGCTTAAAATCAAAAGTAAATTATGACAAAGACAATTGGCAGACCGATCTTTTTCTGGATACCCAAATCAATAGTCTGGCTTTTAATACTGTTCACGGAAGTTTTGCCAAACAAAAAAGGCTCAAAGGAACTTTGCATGTCACTTATGCTTCGGACAAACAAAAAATCGACGTTAAAACTGACGGCTTAAAAATTGGAACCGATTCTTTTGATATCGTAGCTTTCTTCAATTTGGGAAAAAACAATTCTTTGTTTGGAATCAATATTGGAACAACTATTTTATGGCAAAATGCTTCTAATTTATTGTCTGGAAACATCAGTTCAAAATTGAATCGCTTCAATATAAAAAAGCCAATCGATGTAAATTGCGACATAAAAGGCGACTTGAATGCCGAAGGTGATCCAAAAATTGTCGTTCAGGCGATTATTAAAGACAACGAACTCAGCATTCCGGACGGACAACTTAATGATTGTAACTTCAAAGGAATTTTTACCAATAATTTCAAACCGAAAGAAGGTTTCACCGATGCCAATTCGGCTGTAATTCTAAGCCGATTTTCAGCAACTTATGAAAATATTCCTTTGAAAATTCCGCAATTGTCTATCAATAATCTCGAAAAACCAATTGCCACAGGAACTGTAAGTTCTGATTTTGATGTCAATAAACTCAACGAAATCAGCAACGATAAATGGATTCAGTTTACAGAAGGACACGCAACGGCCAACTTGAATTTCCAGTTTGATATTGTTGATTTGTACATTAATAAACCTAAATTTTTAGGGAATGTAAACATCACCAATACATCATTCCATTTTATTCCGAAAAATGTTCATGCCGAAAAAGTAAGCGTACAGCTTGAATTTACGCAACAAGCCCTGCTGATCAAAAAAATCGCCTACAAGCATAAAAAAAATACCATTTTCATGGAAGGAAAAATTGACAATTTCCTGAACTTATATTACGATGCACCCGAGAGTATGATTGTAAACTGGAAAATTTATTGCCCTAATTTAGACATCAAACAATTTTTGGGCGTTTTGGCATCTTCTCAAAAAAGGAAATCGGATATGAAAAACCGAAAACCGACCATTTCTAGTCATTTACGAGATGTAATCGAGAAATGTTCGGTCGTAATTGACATCAAAGCAGACCACATGAATTACAACAAACTGACTGCAACCAATACAACGGCGACAGTTCAGATGCTTAATTCGAAACTTGTCATTAAAAATGGTTTTCTACAGACTTCTGGTGGCAGTATTGGTTTTAATGCTGAGATTTCGCCAAGCGGAAAAAATTTCGCTTTTGGCTCAAATGCCCAAGTAAAAAGCGTTGATATTGCAAGTTTTTTAAGATCGTTCAACAACTTCGGAATCAAATCTTTTACTCCAAACAACATTCGCGGAAGACTCTCCAGTTCAGCCAATGTTACCGGCTTAATGAACAGCAATGGTGAATTAGTTACGAATTCGACGCACGGAAGCTTGAATTTCACTGTTACGCAAGGCGCTCTGATAAAATTTGAGCCTATTATGAAAGTGGGTAAATATGCTTTTCCGTTTCGCGATGTTGAGAATATAACTTTTAGCGATTTGTCTGGTGATTTTAAACTTCGTGGCGAAATGGTCGATGTCAATAAATTAACCATCAGTTCGAGTGTCTTAAATCTTGATGCAAAAGGCGTTTATTCTTTTGGAAGAGGCACAAATCTAGCGCTCACAATTCCGCTTCGAAATTCTAAAAACGATGCCAAACTCGCCACAAAAGCCGAACGCGATGCAGTACGCGAAAAAGGGATTATTCTTCGTTTGGTTGCTTATGATGATAATGGGAAGATGAAGATTAAGAAGGGGAAAAAGGAGAAAGAGAAGTAA